In Papaver somniferum cultivar HN1 chromosome 1, ASM357369v1, whole genome shotgun sequence, a genomic segment contains:
- the LOC113297172 gene encoding GATA transcription factor 24-like — protein sequence MNNHQNQIEEEDKNNIGEDHQTRFEAMDDVPSDSGYAVVASNPTLPPLRNDAGGSDQLTLSFQGEVYVFDSVSAEKVQAVLLLLGGYEIPPGVPHVDLTAHTDKGMGDNVVRRSSLPQRAASLNRFREKRKERCFEKKIRYTVRKEVALRMQRKKGQFTSSKVNPEESGSAGVNGTPDDSQIEKLCTHCGTSSKTTPMMRRGPAGPRSLCNACGLMWANKGTLRALPKGPGGALISSHAISEQNVQGEANGTDIASTNETFAAPPTSAQGVNSDMQQGVNNDMQQGVNNDMQQ from the exons ATGAATAATCATCAAAATCAGATCGaggaagaagataaaaataatatAGGTGAAGATCACCAAACAAGATTTGAAGCTATGGATGATGTTCCTTCTGATTCTGGTTATGCTGTTGTAGCTAGTAATCCTACTTTGCCCCCCTTGAGAAATGATGCTGGTGGTTCAGATCAACTCACTCTTTCTTTTCAGGGTGAAGTTTATGTTTTCGACTCCGTTTCTGCCGAAAAG GTGCAAGCTGTTCTATTACTGTTAGGAGGATATGAAATACCTCCTGGAGTACCTCATGTGGATTTGACTGCTCATACTGATAAG GGCATGGGTGATAATGTGGTTCGACGTTCAAGTTTACCTCAGCGAGCGGCTTCTTTGAATAGATTTCGCGAGAAGAGAAAAGAACGTTGCTTTGAAAAGAAAATCAGATATACAGTTCGTAAGGAAGTTGCGCTCAG GATGCAGCGCAAAAAGGGTCAGTTTACATCTTCCAAAGTAAACCCTGAGGAGTCAGGTTCTGCAGGTGTAAATGGTACACCAGATGATTCTCAGATAGAAAAGCT ATGTACACATTGTGGCACCAGTTCAAAGACCACGCCAATGATGCGTCGTGGTCCTGCTGGCCCAAGGTCACTGTGCAATGCATGCGGACTTATGTGGGCTAATAAG GGAACTTTACGAGCACTCCCAAAGGGTCCGGGTGGAGCTCTAATTTCTTCTCATGCCATAAGCGAGCAGAATGTGCAG GGCGAAGCTAACGGCACTGATATTGCAAGCACCAATGAAACCTTTGCTGCTCCTCCCACTTCTGCTCAAGGAGTTAATAGTGACATGCAACAAGGAGTTAATAATGACATGCAACAAGGAGTTAATAATGACATGCAACAATAG